The region ATACAAAGTAATAATTAGTATTGGGTCTCCCTGGTGTTCCCAGACACAAAAGTACCTTAGCAAAACCCTAATTTAATATACAGTTTAGCTACTGTATCTGTTGGTTTGAATTCTGGAATGTAAGCCTGGTCCAGAACCACGTTCAGAACATGAGCCTTTTGGGTAGTCATGGAGAGGCAGGCCACCTGTTTTTGGCAGTGTGGATTTTCAGATCATCCTTTGCTGAAGAAAGGTCTTCAGCCTGGTGCTTCAGCATCAGCAGGTCAAGATACTGGTTAAAGCTCCACCTAAAGGTCCATGTAATACCTTATGTACTGAAGTTTAGACTGGGTAAAAATCAGCTGTAGTTCTCGAGGTTtcacattgtaaaaaaaaaaataaaagtatatatatatatatatatatatatatatatatcactacaATAAGAACCTTTATTGTTTATGAAGGTGTGGGACATTTCTAAATTTATTGTTTCCACCATCCCACCCAATTTACTTCATATTCAGCCTGATCCATGTTgagatttttgaaaacaaaacaaaacaaaactatatttgctttttttccctagCCACAGTCCTTCCCAGCCCctctatttcctttattttccctGCTATCATCTCTTCCCTAAGCACTAGATGCCAGTCTATATCTGGCAGACCTGGATTTTCCTCTTTCTGGCTTcagcctgcttcctgcctgcaggtATCACAGGGGCGCCACCATGATGGGCACTTAGGGAATATACCTGTTGAAAGCTGCTCAAAGACCGTGAACTAAGTAACTGTCTAAGATACAGTAACAGAGAACCTGCTCATCCCAGATTGCTTTTCCTTCTGTCAGAGACTAATCTCTGCCAGTAGCAAACCCAGTCACATTGCCTGGCCTGCTTGCTTTGCCAGCATTTACAACCAACCACATTTCTGTGGGAAGTCTTAGATCccctttttaaggaaaaaaaaaaaaaaaaaaggttgggggtCGGAATGGGGACGAAAGCAAAAGTTCCAGTCGAAATGAAATTGTCTGAGCGTGCCCATTTTTGTTCAGGGGGAACAATCTCCGGACTCTAAAACTAATTCTCTAGAAGAGGAACTTGGATACATAAGCACCTGAATGGAGAGCTGCATGCTTAAAACAGTATCTTTGGTTAATCTTAGTACCAGTAATTATGTGACAGCGAATTAACTATATTGAACTCTACGCTGTGAGGATGTTTGTGCCAGTGAATGCATGGTTCCTAGAAACCATTGCCATCACCCCCATTTGTAGGGCACCACGGAGTTTACATAAACACAAGTTTGAAGCATGAGGAGTCTGGAGGGCATGGTAGTTCTCGGGAATACATTTCACTTGGGAAGGATTGAAAATTCTGGGCTAACTTGGCTTGGACTTGATCAGATGTCCAATAGATTAGGGGAAAAAGCGCATAACTTTAAGTTTAAGGATACTTGAAACAACTCATTTGTTGAAAGCATGCCTGACTCCTAAAAGTCTTTGAAATCATTCGTGAAAATGCCTACTTGGCTTCTTGGTGACACTCTTGGTGCTTGGCCAGCTTCCTGGGCAATGCAGGAGAATGGTCGGCTGGATCAACTGAGAGATGATGGTCACGCGCTATTTGTAAGTGCCGCACGACACAGGCAATCCGCTTTAAAATGTAGTTGATGCCCATGGCCTTGGACGAGATGCTCATGTGGGGGTGCACCTGCTTCAGCACCTTGTACACTTAAACTGAGAAGCTCCTTTGTGCTCCTTGCAGTCCTTCTGTTGGTGACAGCTTCGAAGAGTCCTTGTATGTTGCGCAAATTTAAACTCCCTCTCACGGGTACACTAAACAAACATTTGGTAAAATAACTACCCCGTCACCAGGTACACCACATTCATTTACATTACGCAGTATTCAAATGAGGTTAATAAGATTTCCTTCAGGATTGGATTAGTTTTAGTGTTTCGTCACGAACAGGAACGTAAACGACACTTGAAGGTCTACTGTCTCATTGGCTGTCTTGTCACTTCGCTTTCACCAATCGGGAAGTACGAATTAAACTGCACAAATCTGCAATAGCTAACCTATTTAAGTACGACTGCTATCAAACACtggggaaatacagaaaaatctaGGAGTACTCTGGTTGGGTCTGCATGCTTAACTTAGCAGTCAGAACTGCAGTGAGAAGCAGGCGAGGGTTGTCAGGACACTGACCCAGTTCACTCCGCATTGAAGCGCTCAATGCTTATGATTCTCCCACTGCAAGTTCTGCTGTCTCCCTTAGAAGTTAACCGCACATCAACGTGGAAAACAAGGGTTCCATTGTCTAAGGGCCACTTGTGGGCTATGACCTCGGTTCCCCACTACCCCGCCCCGACGAGATGAAGTATGTACAGACAGACCTAGACAGGCAAGACTAACTAGCCTTGCTCTGAGACAATTAGAGTACCCCTCAGCACACGTACTTATCCCCAGCCCCTTAACTGTGAAGCTCAGCCCACTAGGTAGCGTTCCCACCCTAACCACGCCCCCTTAATGTGCAACAGCTCTTTTATTGAGACTCGTGGGTGGCTCTGAAAAGAGCCTTTGGGTTGTTGGGCTTCTAAGCAGTTGgccaaagaaaattttatttcttcttggctGCTGTTTTCTTTGGCTTAGCTGCTTTAGGCTTGGAGGTTTTTGGTTTGGCCGCCTTGGGCTTCACCGCTCTCGCCTTGGCAGGGCTCTTGGGGGCCTTCTTAGCCTTAGTAGGTTTTGCTTTCTTCGGGCTTTTAGCTTTTTTGGCTCCTGCAGCTGCAGCCggcttctttgctttctttggaGTCTTCTTAGTGCTCTTCTTGGGAGTGGCTGTTCCCGTAGCCTTCTTGGGCTTCTTGGCAGCGCCTGCAGGCTTCTTCGCCTTGGCCGCGCCTGCCTTCTTTGCTTTGGGCTTGGCTTCGCCGGAAGCCGCCTTCTTGTTGAGTTTGAAGGAGCCGGAGGCGCCGGTGCCCTTGGTCTGCACCAGGGTGCCCTTGCTCACCAGGCTCTTCAGCCCGAGCTTGATGCGGCTGTTGTTCTTCTCCACATCGTAGCCGGCGGCAGCCAGCGCTTTCTTGAGCGCGGCCAGAGACACGCCGCTGCGCTCCTTGGAGGCGGCCACAGCCTTGGTGATGAGCTCGGACACCGGGGGTCCGGACGCTTTGCGCTTCGCACCACCTGCGGCCTTGCGGGCcttcttctttatgggtgtctTCTCTGCGGGGGCCGGTGCGGCGGGCGCAGCAGGGGCAGTCTCAGACATGGTGAAGCGTGTGTAAGGAGAGAGAACTCGAGCCGGAAGCAGAGGCACTGGCCGGGACTCGGGCCGCCGCGCTGCGCCCGCCCGTTTATATAGGGCGGAGCTGCGCCGTGATTGGTGCGCTGTCCAGCCCGCCTCGCTGGCAGCCGCAGAGTGTCCTCTCTGATGCGGAGTTGTGTTTGTTACACctcaaaaaaagccaaaaatgtcAAAATTCCCCACATAGAATTGCCCAGTTTTTCTCAAATAATGATCCTTGAAGTCTCAGACTTCATGCATATCTCAAAAAATGTGCAAAGCACTAAGCCTTCTGCCGAAAACTTGCAATATTTTCCGCGGTGTTCAGCAAATTTCAactcagagaaacaaaactttctattttcttcGTAAATTATAAACTGATCTTCGACTGTACAGTTTTCTGACCCATCAAATACTATTCTTCAAGAGGTTAGCTTCTTGTGCAGCCCAAAACCATGCCATTGGCATTATGATTTTTATTACAAATCTGCACTTAAGTGAGGGAAGTAACACAGGCTCCTCCGAGAGTCCTGCCTATTGAGCCGAGGGCATTTGAGTTCATCAAACTGGTTTAGTTCAATGCTTAACAGATTATTTATCATTTTGAGTTAAAATCTTCTCTCCTAGTCCTTAAGCCTATAtatctgtggttttatttctccCCGCTCCACctaagtttttaaataatttcttagtataattgttttctttttgctcccAAGGGTTGGGGGCGGGGCTGTTGCTTTTCCATCTCTGGACAACTACTCCTTTGGGTTGAGGTACCTCAAATTCAGAGTACTGGGGTCGGGGGAGATTACAAAACATATCTATGGTGCAGACATGAAAATGACTAATTTCCAAGTAGCATATAAATTGTGTTTTCAAAGTCTTTGGAAATGAAGGTGAGCTTTACTTTGAGGAATTTCTCTTGGATCTTGCTTAGTTCTGTTGACATATGTTTTAAGACTAaattgtaatatattatattaaaactaGATAATTGGACTATTGATCAAGAGAAACACAGATGAAAAATATAGCTCAGAACATCACTACTCCCATTGTTAGGGAATCCCAGCCCTGTTACTGAACAGCTGCTTTCCATACATGGCTACTTCTCATGAAGACATGGACTGATGTCTCCTTGAATGTGACTGACATTCAGGGTGAATGAGAGGTCAAGATTTTAATCTTAGAATCAGAGTCAAGAAGACACTCAAGCAGAATCAAAGACATGCCTTGCAAGACGTTGAATGAATAGTTTTGTTTATGTCGCTGCACAACCAAGTTAACATCTAAGAGGTCAATGAAAGCCCAATGATAATAATTATTTGTGGGATGTTTGATTGGAATTATATCCAGAAATTACAAGGCTCCCACTACAGAGACAAGATACAATGTTATCTTATGAAATAGTATACTATACATTAGCATAATATTCAATAATATAAGATATAATTCCATAATATACAATAGTATAAGATACAATGTTATATTATACAATAGTGCAAGATATAATGTTATATCATACAATAGCGTAAGATACAACGTTATATTATACAATAGCGTAAGATACAATGTTATATTATGCAATAGTGTAAGATACAATGTCATATCATGCAATAGTGTAAGATACAATGTTATATTACACAATAGTGTAAGATACAATTTTATATTATACAGTAGTATAAGATACAATGTTATATCATGGGATAGTGTAAGATACAATGATATATTATACAATAGTATAATGTGATGCCTGCTGTTTTGTGGTACAATTGTCTCTAACATCAGATTATCAATTCTACTGCCCTAAACCTTCCACACACAAAGCAATGCaaacagaggaacacagaagttCAACACACTGTCCATGTGGTATTTTTAAGATCTTGTAGTATTATCGTTAATGATGAATTTGatataaaatgatttatattaTCAGTATTTCTAtgctataatatatatttcacCTTTGTGtattaataaatgaaaactttGGTGTTCATTCAAACTCTGAGCCAGAGCAGAGGAACTATATGGGTGTTTGATGCTGAACAGTGGGTTAACAACAAAAGCCCTCCTGCAAATGGTAGAACACATTAgtatttgttctcttttttttgtgcGCTTTTCACTTGTCTAGTATTTGttctctaatatttttctttggcttctt is a window of Rattus rattus isolate New Zealand chromosome 14, Rrattus_CSIRO_v1, whole genome shotgun sequence DNA encoding:
- the LOC116883557 gene encoding histone H1.4, producing the protein MSETAPAAPAAPAPAEKTPIKKKARKAAGGAKRKASGPPVSELITKAVAASKERSGVSLAALKKALAAAGYDVEKNNSRIKLGLKSLVSKGTLVQTKGTGASGSFKLNKKAASGEAKPKAKKAGAAKAKKPAGAAKKPKKATGTATPKKSTKKTPKKAKKPAAAAGAKKAKSPKKAKPTKAKKAPKSPAKARAVKPKAAKPKTSKPKAAKPKKTAAKKK